A stretch of DNA from Chrysiogenia bacterium:
TTGCCCCCGCCAACGGCGTAACCGTTCACCCGCGCGATGACCGGCTTGGGTGCGTCGCGCATGATGGCGTGCAGGTCCTCGACGGGAAGCCCGATCAGGCCGCGGCCGCCGTAGCTGCCTTCGTGACTGGATTGATCGCCGCCGGTGCAGAATGCTTTTTCTCCCGCGCCGGTGAGCACGATGACGCCGACCTCGGGCTTCCAGGCCGCGACGTTGAAGGCGTCGATGAGCTCCTCAACGGTCTGCGCGCGAAACGCGTTGTAGACCTTCGGGCGGTTGATGGTGATCCGGGCGATGCCGCCCGCTTCTTCGTAAAGAATGTCTTCGTAGGCCACGTTGCAGCTCCCTGGCATGGGGCGCTGCTGGCGCGACCCCGGCCGGTGTCTGGTTGACTGTATTGCGGTGCAGTCTATGCAGACCCGGCGAGGCGCGGCAAGGCGGGGGCGTGGGTCAGTCGTTTCGTTCCAGGCGGGTGCGGAAGAACAGGTCTTCGAGCCGCTCGACCTCTTCGCAGGGAAGAAAGAGCGGATCGCTGCCGGGGATCATGGCCATGTCCGCCATCTCGGCGGGGCGGCTGGGTTGCTGGATGCCAAGCAGCCCGCGCAGACTCGCCGTGACGGGATTGAAACCCGCGGCGATTACGAGCGGAAGCGTTCGGGAAAAACGCGGCGTGACGTCATTGAGGAACAGGTTGTCGTCGCGGTTGCGCTGAAAGCGAACCGACACCCCGTGGGTCAGGCCCAGCTCGGCAACGACCCGCAGCGCGAGTTCCTGAAGCTCGGGATCGTGAATGGTGCGATAGGCCACTGAATCGCTTTGCCGGTTGCGGAGCTCGACAATCGGGACGGCAAAGACGGGGGTTCCCGTCTCGTCGGTGAGGACTTCGACGATGTAGCGCTCGCCGCCGAGGTAGGACTGCGCGATCAGGTCGTCGCCCCAGCCCATGCGGTCGAGCTCGGCGGGCGTGTTGGCGACGCCCACTTCATCGCCGGAAATCCGGTGACGCTTGCGAACGAGCACCGGAAACTCCCAGTCGCCGGTCTTGAACTGGTCGCCGATGGGCTGGCTGAGCGGCGTCGCGACGATCTCGCGGCAGCGTTCCATCAGATGCTGCCTGTCCATGCTGGTCTTCAGACCCTCGCTGGCGCACATCAGCAGGTCGACGCCCTGGGCCTGGAACCACCCGCGGGCATCGGCGAGCAGAAGCAGCTCGGCATCGCTGGAGGGAATGACGACGCGAATCTGGTTCTCGGCGCACTGCCCCAGAAGATTCGCAACGTACTTCGGGTCGTCGGTGCGTCGCAGGGATATGCGCCGCGCGTCGCCGACCAGATAGAGGGCATGGGCGTAGGGCTCGCTGGCCGCGACGAAGGTATCGAACTCCTGGAAGGCCAGGGCATGTACCAGAGCCGTCGCAACGCGGTCATTGCCGGCAAGGATGAGGACAGGATGTTTCTGCATGATGAAGGCCTCTGCTTTGTGAACGGTCCCGCCCGATTCCGAGTAAATACATAAGCAACCACCATGCCGCGGGCTTTTGCGGCTCCCCTGGCAACATAG
This window harbors:
- a CDS encoding ATP-grasp domain-containing protein produces the protein MQKHPVLILAGNDRVATALVHALAFQEFDTFVAASEPYAHALYLVGDARRISLRRTDDPKYVANLLGQCAENQIRVVIPSSDAELLLLADARGWFQAQGVDLLMCASEGLKTSMDRQHLMERCREIVATPLSQPIGDQFKTGDWEFPVLVRKRHRISGDEVGVANTPAELDRMGWGDDLIAQSYLGGERYIVEVLTDETGTPVFAVPIVELRNRQSDSVAYRTIHDPELQELALRVVAELGLTHGVSVRFQRNRDDNLFLNDVTPRFSRTLPLVIAAGFNPVTASLRGLLGIQQPSRPAEMADMAMIPGSDPLFLPCEEVERLEDLFFRTRLERND